Proteins encoded within one genomic window of Bradyrhizobium sp. 186:
- a CDS encoding GTP-binding protein, which yields MPDTRLPVTVLSGFLGAGKTTLLNRMLSNGQGQRLAVIVNDMSEVNIDAELVRQDGGLTRTDETLVEMTNGCICCTLREDLLVEVRKLAESGRFDALVIESTGVGEPLPVAATFEFRDENDVSLSDIARLDTMVTVVDAANLLANYSSRDFLRDRGEVAGPEDERALVDLLVEQIEFADVIVLNKVSDASDDHRRTARAIIRSLNADARIIEADYSDIPVGEVLGTGLFDFEKAHRNPLWFKELNGFKDHVPETEEYGVRSFVYRARRPFHPAKLQAFCNESWPGVIRAKGFFWLATRPNFVGEVAQAGAMIKTSKRGLWWSAVPEVRWPDDDGWRASMKPYLDPVWGDRRQEIVFIGIDPMDEALITRRLNDCLEGKADQFTPEAWRGLPDPFPSWTKDAA from the coding sequence ATGCCTGACACCCGACTTCCAGTGACCGTGCTTTCCGGCTTCCTTGGCGCTGGAAAGACCACCCTTCTCAACAGAATGCTCTCGAACGGCCAAGGTCAGCGCCTCGCCGTCATCGTCAATGACATGAGCGAGGTCAATATCGATGCCGAGCTCGTGCGTCAGGATGGCGGGCTGACACGCACCGACGAGACGCTGGTCGAGATGACCAATGGCTGCATCTGCTGCACCCTGCGCGAAGATCTTCTCGTCGAAGTTCGCAAGCTGGCGGAAAGCGGACGTTTCGACGCGCTGGTAATCGAGTCGACGGGGGTCGGCGAGCCGCTTCCCGTGGCAGCTACCTTCGAATTCCGCGACGAAAACGATGTGAGCCTCTCGGATATTGCACGGCTGGACACCATGGTCACCGTGGTCGACGCCGCCAATCTGCTGGCAAACTATTCAAGCCGTGACTTTCTGCGGGATCGTGGCGAAGTCGCCGGTCCCGAAGACGAACGCGCCTTGGTCGACCTGCTGGTTGAACAGATCGAGTTCGCCGATGTCATCGTGCTGAACAAGGTTTCCGACGCATCGGACGATCATCGTCGGACCGCACGCGCGATCATCCGCTCGCTCAATGCGGATGCCCGCATCATTGAGGCTGATTACAGCGATATCCCGGTTGGGGAGGTGCTGGGCACAGGTTTGTTCGACTTCGAGAAGGCACATCGCAACCCGCTCTGGTTCAAGGAACTCAACGGCTTCAAGGATCATGTGCCCGAGACGGAGGAATACGGCGTCCGCTCCTTCGTCTATCGCGCCCGGCGGCCGTTTCATCCCGCAAAGCTTCAGGCCTTCTGCAACGAATCCTGGCCGGGCGTGATCCGGGCGAAAGGCTTCTTTTGGCTGGCGACCCGTCCCAACTTCGTCGGCGAAGTCGCCCAGGCCGGCGCGATGATCAAAACCTCGAAACGGGGTCTCTGGTGGTCCGCCGTTCCAGAAGTTCGCTGGCCGGACGACGATGGTTGGAGAGCGAGCATGAAGCCGTATCTCGACCCGGTCTGGGGCGACCGCCGGCAGGAAATCGTCTTTATCGGCATCGACCCGATGGACGAGGCCCTTATCACTCGCCGGCTCAATGATTGCCTCGAGGGCAAAGCGGATCAATTTACGCCGGAGGCCTGGCGCGGGCTGCCCGATCCATTTCCGTCCTGGACAAAGGACGCCGCATGA
- a CDS encoding GTP-binding protein — protein MTVPPSIPVTILSGFLGAGKSTLLNDLLAHPEFGDTAVVINEFGDISIDHDLVRVGEREMMVTTTGCMCCTAGSDIRSSLFDLHEASQRELNRSFARVIVETTGLADPAPIVNQLIPGGAAAAGLRDHVVARRFHLAGFVCVVDVTTAQQTMDGHFECLKQIAFADRIVLTKTDLTNGVNGPSGVAHLVDQLHEINPPAAIVDRRAPEFDLPALFQPRDFAVAKRSEDVEGWLAVESALAQEESLNAQSAADKRAGTRHTNAGIRSVALFHDKPVSADRLMSFLDLLDTVTGPRLLRLKGIVHLEEDSERPLVIHAVQHAVFQHRLPGWPSADRRSRIVAITHNLDASVVKSLFTVITGTSFGAKARLALTIAGLAGIGIGVTVALSIALRSAATAQLGPVPDSPFKYHTHLPTESPQ, from the coding sequence ATGACAGTTCCGCCCTCAATCCCGGTCACAATCCTCTCAGGCTTCCTTGGAGCCGGTAAATCGACGCTTCTCAACGACCTTCTTGCTCATCCGGAATTCGGCGACACCGCTGTGGTGATCAATGAATTCGGGGACATCTCTATCGATCACGATCTTGTTCGTGTCGGCGAGCGCGAGATGATGGTGACGACGACCGGGTGCATGTGCTGCACGGCCGGAAGCGATATCAGATCTTCGCTGTTCGATTTGCATGAAGCGAGCCAGAGAGAACTGAATCGCAGTTTTGCCCGTGTGATCGTTGAGACCACCGGTCTCGCCGATCCGGCCCCCATCGTCAATCAGTTGATACCAGGCGGAGCCGCGGCGGCAGGGCTGCGCGACCATGTGGTGGCGCGACGATTCCATCTTGCAGGGTTTGTTTGCGTGGTCGATGTCACGACTGCACAACAGACGATGGACGGGCATTTTGAATGCCTGAAGCAGATCGCGTTCGCGGATCGAATCGTCCTGACCAAGACAGACCTCACAAATGGCGTGAACGGACCGTCCGGTGTAGCCCATCTGGTCGATCAGCTCCACGAGATCAATCCACCCGCCGCGATAGTTGACCGGCGAGCGCCGGAGTTTGACCTCCCTGCGTTGTTTCAGCCGCGGGATTTCGCGGTAGCCAAACGGAGCGAGGATGTTGAAGGCTGGCTCGCTGTTGAGAGTGCGCTCGCCCAAGAGGAGAGTCTCAACGCGCAATCCGCGGCCGACAAGCGAGCCGGCACACGCCACACCAACGCCGGCATTCGCAGCGTGGCTCTTTTTCACGACAAGCCAGTATCGGCCGACAGACTAATGTCCTTTCTGGATTTGCTGGACACCGTGACCGGGCCGCGGTTATTGCGCCTCAAGGGCATTGTCCATCTGGAAGAGGATTCCGAGCGACCGCTCGTGATCCACGCGGTCCAGCACGCGGTATTTCAACACAGGCTGCCCGGATGGCCCTCGGCCGATCGCCGCAGCCGCATCGTCGCCATCACCCACAACCTCGACGCCTCGGTGGTCAAGTCGCTGTTCACGGTTATCACTGGGACGTCCTTCGGTGCAAAGGCGCGCCTGGCCCTGACGATCGCCGGACTAGCCGGAATAGGCATCGGCGTCACCGTTGCGCTGTCCATCGCGCTGCGCTCCGCCGCGACCGCGCAGCTCGGGCCTGTTCCGGATTCTCCATTCAAATATCACACTCATCTACCCACGGAGTCACCACAATGA
- a CDS encoding Fur family transcriptional regulator encodes MKASPLLAANHERVLRALRQAAKPMTAYEILDVLRPFGISSPPTVYRALNRLLEDGLVHRLESINAYVTCAIESHQHGTTVFVICRDCGSVDELDEAELVARLRAQAIAHGFRPDETVVELRGQ; translated from the coding sequence ATGAAAGCCTCACCGTTACTTGCAGCCAACCACGAACGGGTGCTCCGCGCGCTCCGGCAAGCGGCTAAGCCGATGACGGCCTATGAAATTCTGGATGTGCTCAGGCCATTCGGCATCTCTTCTCCGCCAACCGTGTACCGCGCGCTGAACCGGTTGCTGGAAGATGGCCTGGTACACCGGCTGGAATCGATCAACGCCTACGTGACATGCGCGATTGAATCCCACCAGCATGGCACGACTGTCTTTGTAATCTGCCGGGATTGCGGCAGCGTCGATGAACTCGACGAAGCCGAGTTGGTCGCTCGATTGAGAGCGCAGGCGATCGCGCATGGGTTCAGACCCGATGAGACGGTCGTTGAGCTGAGGGGGCAATGA
- a CDS encoding glucose 1-dehydrogenase translates to MGAPVILITGALTGIGRATAFAFAKEGATVVASGRREAEGKALEAELRSLGAEAAFILADVRHEDDVRNLVEQTVARFGRLDVAVNNAGTEGKPGPLAEQTSESYAGMFDTNVLGTLLSLKHELRVMQPQGSGSIINISSTMGERGAANLALYTASKHAVEGLTKSAALEAAPSGVRVNAVAPGPTETAMLDRLTGTPDKKAAFYAAIPLKRGAKPQEIADAIVFLASDKASFVTGQIIRINGGKTAS, encoded by the coding sequence ATGGGTGCTCCTGTTATCCTCATTACCGGCGCTCTGACCGGCATCGGTCGTGCCACAGCGTTTGCCTTTGCCAAAGAAGGTGCAACGGTCGTTGCGTCCGGCCGCCGCGAGGCCGAGGGCAAGGCACTCGAAGCCGAGCTTCGTAGCCTCGGCGCTGAAGCCGCTTTCATTCTGGCGGACGTGCGCCACGAAGACGACGTGCGCAACCTTGTCGAACAGACTGTCGCGCGCTTCGGCCGCCTGGATGTCGCGGTCAACAATGCCGGCACCGAAGGAAAACCTGGCCCGCTGGCCGAGCAGACGTCCGAGAGCTATGCAGGGATGTTCGACACCAATGTGCTCGGCACGCTACTGAGTTTGAAGCACGAACTGCGGGTCATGCAGCCGCAAGGCTCAGGCAGCATCATCAATATTTCTTCGACCATGGGCGAGCGCGGTGCGGCGAATCTCGCACTCTACACCGCAAGCAAGCACGCGGTGGAAGGTCTCACGAAATCCGCCGCTCTCGAAGCCGCCCCTTCGGGCGTGCGCGTCAATGCAGTCGCGCCTGGTCCGACCGAGACCGCGATGCTCGATCGTCTGACCGGGACGCCCGACAAAAAAGCAGCGTTCTATGCTGCCATACCGCTTAAGCGCGGTGCGAAGCCGCAAGAGATCGCCGACGCTATTGTGTTCCTAGCTTCAGACAAAGCGTCCTTCGTCACCGGCCAGATCATCAGGATCAACGGCGGCAAAACCGCCTCGTGA
- a CDS encoding murein L,D-transpeptidase catalytic domain family protein encodes MAAWLASGSFAAEQSPGIPAWLRSHIGEGEGQIAQVVLQRARALYLRKVKEGVVKGPCYFAMDATRPNNLSDGRLGNRFYVICEADQSFRAISAGHGSGRNLKSIANFVNGRECAKNFGNAMDSYLTAGGAYVTGETKTSFKGYYRTSTKQDEVLIRSFVQFDGEGETANARQRAIGGHAAVSLKGVCLRKDLRSPYANENGYVPFGNLVDYSGGRSDGCTSWSPSDARQIIPPLKDDPTTVYIYPESHDIEAVEQAISTRQSLSRAGLYWNAFCLKQIGSPKFWPKEFLEPILAQDHKKDHPEMPPRSPPVCRP; translated from the coding sequence ATGGCCGCGTGGCTGGCGTCTGGATCCTTTGCAGCCGAGCAATCGCCGGGCATTCCGGCTTGGTTGCGGAGCCATATTGGCGAAGGCGAGGGGCAGATCGCGCAAGTGGTCCTGCAGAGGGCACGCGCCCTTTATCTGCGAAAGGTGAAAGAAGGCGTCGTTAAAGGTCCCTGCTATTTTGCCATGGACGCGACGCGCCCCAACAATTTAAGCGACGGCAGATTGGGGAACCGGTTTTACGTTATTTGCGAAGCCGATCAGTCTTTTCGTGCGATTTCCGCTGGTCACGGCAGTGGTCGCAATTTGAAGAGTATCGCGAATTTCGTGAACGGAAGAGAGTGCGCCAAGAATTTTGGCAATGCGATGGATTCGTATCTTACGGCCGGAGGTGCCTATGTGACAGGTGAGACGAAAACTTCTTTCAAAGGTTATTACCGCACCTCCACGAAACAGGACGAGGTTCTGATACGTTCGTTCGTTCAGTTTGATGGCGAAGGCGAGACCGCCAACGCCAGGCAGCGCGCCATCGGGGGACATGCGGCCGTCTCGCTAAAGGGCGTATGTCTTCGAAAGGATCTGCGTAGTCCGTACGCGAACGAGAACGGTTACGTTCCGTTTGGAAATCTGGTGGACTACTCCGGTGGCCGCAGCGATGGCTGCACCAGTTGGTCGCCCTCTGACGCCCGGCAAATTATCCCCCCATTGAAGGACGATCCGACGACGGTTTACATTTATCCTGAATCGCACGATATCGAAGCCGTCGAGCAAGCCATTTCAACTCGCCAGTCGCTGTCACGCGCTGGGCTGTATTGGAACGCATTCTGCTTGAAGCAAATCGGCTCTCCGAAATTCTGGCCAAAAGAGTTCCTTGAGCCGATTCTTGCTCAAGACCATAAGAAGGACCATCCCGAAATGCCCCCACGGTCGCCCCCGGTTTGCAGGCCGTGA
- a CDS encoding glutathione S-transferase N-terminal domain-containing protein encodes MSNDLKLYHSAASPNARRVRIFLAEKGIAIPLAPVDLATGQQRSDAFSAINPRRVVPTLVLADGTAIGEVPAI; translated from the coding sequence ATGTCGAATGACCTGAAACTCTACCATTCCGCCGCGTCGCCAAACGCTCGGCGGGTTCGGATATTCCTGGCTGAGAAAGGCATCGCTATCCCTCTCGCACCGGTTGATCTTGCCACGGGCCAGCAACGCTCCGATGCCTTCAGCGCGATCAATCCGCGACGCGTCGTACCCACCCTCGTTTTGGCAGACGGCACTGCGATCGGTGAGGTTCCGGCAATCTAG
- a CDS encoding heme-binding protein produces the protein MANVVKKHSISSELAQKMVDAAVAKARELGVSENVAILDDGGNLKAFSRMDGASMPTIEIAQKKAYTALFGVSTQDFFNFIQGDPSLLAGIPTLARVAAWGGGFPIKVNGEVVGAIGVSGAPMVQNDIDCARAALALLPDTVPTE, from the coding sequence ATGGCTAACGTGGTGAAGAAACACAGCATCTCTTCTGAGCTGGCACAGAAAATGGTGGATGCAGCAGTGGCAAAAGCCAGAGAACTTGGCGTTAGCGAGAACGTGGCGATCCTCGATGACGGCGGCAATCTCAAGGCCTTTAGCCGGATGGATGGGGCCTCGATGCCTACCATCGAGATTGCGCAGAAGAAGGCGTACACCGCTCTATTCGGCGTCTCCACTCAGGACTTTTTCAACTTTATCCAGGGCGACCCGTCGCTTTTGGCCGGCATCCCCACGCTTGCGCGTGTAGCGGCGTGGGGTGGCGGGTTTCCCATCAAGGTGAACGGCGAGGTTGTCGGGGCGATCGGGGTGAGCGGAGCGCCCATGGTGCAGAACGACATCGATTGCGCGAGAGCGGCCCTGGCGCTGCTACCGGATACGGTACCCACTGAGTGA
- a CDS encoding GTP-binding protein, translated as MNSIVAQTPVTLLTGYLGAGKTTLLNRILTEQHGKRYAVIVNEFGEVGIDNDLIINADEETFEMNNGCICCTVRGDLIRILAGLMRRKGKFDGIIVETTGLADPAPVAQTFFVDEDVRRKTKLDAIVTVVDASHFLGEIDRAHEIKEQIAFADVIVINKCDLVLPAQILAVETAIRRINPYAKLHHAERCGVKLAEVLDRGAFNLDRILEVEPDFLDHFHDHDHDDDVSSLSLVSDRPLIAEKFLDWISDVIQRLGPDILRTKGVLAMRGDDDRFVIQAVHMLMEGGHQRPWKDTEQRQSRLVFIGRNLPKDVLREGFEACRA; from the coding sequence ATGAACAGCATCGTCGCGCAAACCCCCGTCACCCTGTTGACCGGCTATCTGGGAGCCGGCAAAACCACGCTCTTGAATCGCATTCTGACCGAGCAGCATGGCAAGCGTTATGCGGTCATCGTCAACGAGTTCGGCGAGGTCGGCATCGACAATGATCTCATCATCAATGCCGATGAAGAGACCTTTGAGATGAACAATGGCTGCATCTGTTGCACCGTTCGTGGTGACCTCATCCGTATTCTTGCAGGGCTGATGCGGCGTAAAGGCAAGTTTGACGGCATCATCGTGGAGACGACCGGGCTTGCCGACCCTGCGCCGGTCGCTCAAACCTTCTTTGTGGATGAGGATGTGCGCCGCAAGACCAAGCTCGACGCGATCGTAACGGTAGTCGATGCCAGTCACTTCCTCGGCGAAATCGACCGCGCCCACGAGATCAAGGAGCAAATCGCGTTCGCCGATGTCATTGTCATCAACAAATGCGATCTCGTCCTGCCCGCTCAGATTCTCGCGGTCGAAACGGCGATCCGCAGGATTAACCCGTACGCAAAGCTTCATCACGCCGAACGGTGCGGGGTGAAACTGGCGGAGGTGCTGGATCGGGGCGCCTTCAATCTTGACCGCATTCTTGAAGTGGAGCCTGATTTCCTCGATCATTTCCATGATCACGATCATGACGACGATGTCAGTAGCCTGTCATTGGTGAGCGATCGCCCCCTCATTGCGGAGAAATTTCTGGACTGGATTTCCGATGTGATCCAGCGCCTGGGACCCGATATTCTGCGCACCAAGGGTGTTCTGGCCATGCGCGGCGACGACGACCGGTTTGTCATTCAGGCGGTGCATATGCTGATGGAGGGTGGGCACCAGCGGCCTTGGAAGGACACCGAACAACGTCAAAGCCGGTTGGTATTCATCGGCCGCAATCTGCCGAAGGATGTCCTGCGTGAGGGATTTGAAGCGTGCAGGGCTTGA
- a CDS encoding alpha/beta hydrolase: MVHTHQTAPTQFVEANGIRLAYRRFGKAGGVPLVFNQHFTGTMDHWDPAVTDGFAKDREVVLFNNAGVSSSSGQVPTSIEGMAANAIAFIGALGLAKVDVLGFSIGGFVAQEIAGQAPGLVRKLILVGTGPRGGEGMANLTPEAQQIFGASYEDPDHLWLAVHFTRSQASQAAGRGFLKRFRLRKENRDPEVNEKVAPAQLEALGKWGIRFKGSYDYLKSIRQPTLVVNGGNDVIIYSVNSFILQQHLPNAELILYPDANHGSQYQYPELFIRHVSMFLSEHEHRGE; the protein is encoded by the coding sequence ATGGTTCACACCCACCAGACCGCGCCGACGCAGTTCGTCGAGGCGAACGGCATCCGCTTAGCTTATCGCCGATTCGGCAAGGCCGGCGGCGTGCCACTCGTCTTCAACCAGCACTTCACCGGGACGATGGACCATTGGGATCCAGCCGTGACCGACGGTTTCGCCAAGGACCGCGAAGTCGTTCTGTTCAATAATGCCGGCGTCTCCAGCAGTTCAGGGCAAGTGCCAACTTCGATCGAGGGTATGGCCGCCAACGCCATTGCCTTCATCGGAGCGCTGGGTCTTGCGAAGGTCGACGTGTTGGGTTTCTCCATCGGTGGCTTCGTCGCTCAGGAGATCGCCGGCCAGGCGCCTGGCCTCGTTCGCAAGTTGATCCTTGTCGGGACCGGACCACGCGGCGGCGAGGGTATGGCCAATCTGACGCCCGAAGCGCAGCAAATTTTCGGCGCAAGCTACGAGGACCCTGACCACCTCTGGCTCGCCGTCCATTTCACCAGGTCGCAAGCAAGCCAGGCGGCTGGCCGCGGTTTCCTCAAGCGGTTCCGCCTGCGCAAAGAAAACCGAGACCCCGAGGTCAATGAAAAGGTGGCACCCGCACAACTCGAGGCGCTAGGCAAATGGGGAATTCGGTTCAAAGGGTCGTACGACTACCTGAAGTCGATCCGGCAGCCGACGCTGGTCGTGAACGGCGGCAATGACGTGATCATCTACTCCGTGAACTCGTTCATCCTGCAGCAGCACCTGCCGAACGCCGAACTCATCCTCTATCCCGACGCCAATCACGGCTCGCAGTACCAGTATCCCGAACTCTTCATCCGTCATGTCTCGATGTTCCTGTCGGAGCACGAGCATCGGGGCGAGTGA
- a CDS encoding SDR family oxidoreductase: protein MATLTGKTALVTGGSRGIGRASAIALAAAGAQVLVHYGRGAKEADDVVAEIAEAGGRADAIATDLAAADGAGKLARQVRSIVGDRLDILVANAGVLKAATIEETTVEDFDRLFAVNVRAPFFLVQQLLPIMCKGSSIVFLSSLAARAVVGTEPAYAATRGAVDTLVKHFASMLGARGIRVNAVAPGVVETDMLNFTRTGAGRDFALGIQALKRLAQPDDIGGVIAFLASEDARWITGDTIRVDGGSKL from the coding sequence ATGGCTACTCTGACCGGCAAAACCGCTCTCGTTACCGGCGGTTCGCGCGGCATAGGACGCGCCAGCGCAATCGCGCTTGCCGCCGCCGGCGCCCAGGTTCTTGTGCATTACGGCCGCGGCGCGAAGGAAGCCGACGATGTTGTCGCAGAGATCGCCGAAGCCGGCGGCCGAGCGGATGCCATAGCGACGGACCTTGCCGCCGCGGACGGCGCCGGCAAGCTTGCGAGGCAGGTCCGGAGTATTGTCGGAGATCGCCTCGACATCCTTGTCGCCAATGCAGGGGTCTTGAAAGCGGCGACCATCGAGGAAACGACGGTCGAGGATTTCGACAGGCTGTTCGCAGTCAACGTCCGGGCACCGTTCTTTCTTGTGCAGCAGCTGCTTCCGATCATGTGCAAGGGAAGTAGCATCGTTTTCCTCTCATCGCTCGCGGCGCGCGCCGTTGTTGGAACGGAACCCGCGTATGCGGCAACCAGGGGTGCCGTCGACACCCTGGTGAAGCATTTCGCCTCGATGCTTGGCGCACGTGGTATCCGCGTCAATGCCGTCGCGCCCGGTGTCGTCGAGACGGACATGTTGAACTTCACCAGGACGGGCGCGGGCCGCGACTTCGCGCTGGGCATTCAGGCGCTGAAGCGCCTCGCGCAGCCCGACGACATCGGCGGGGTTATCGCCTTCCTGGCATCCGAAGATGCCAGATGGATCACGGGCGATACCATCCGCGTCGATGGCGGCTCGAAGCTCTGA
- a CDS encoding nitrate reductase: MTGFFNPLARRPKPGYREAMDRIKAETRSCLELSEDVTVSVTELNCREPSCPDTETIIAILSAGQSPRIARIHKAIPEVEMAELTAALSALPP, translated from the coding sequence ATGACCGGATTTTTCAACCCGCTCGCCCGCAGGCCGAAACCTGGATATCGCGAGGCGATGGATCGCATCAAAGCCGAAACACGAAGCTGTCTCGAGCTTTCCGAAGACGTAACTGTCTCGGTAACCGAACTCAACTGTCGGGAACCTAGTTGCCCCGATACCGAAACGATTATTGCGATATTGAGCGCGGGGCAGAGTCCCCGTATCGCGAGAATTCACAAGGCAATTCCTGAAGTTGAAATGGCCGAGCTGACTGCGGCGTTATCTGCGCTGCCTCCCTGA
- a CDS encoding MFS transporter codes for MIKGPLLSPAACGPHRPGCCTQRNSAPYELGQRASFWVAAGVVAHTLWTSAAPAMTYPLFAEEWHLTHTVTTGVFAIYPIVVAAVLVGFGDVSDYVGRRAAILWGVGASLFGTLLLALAPDVLWLFAGRAFMGVGVGLTAGASTAAMVEFSGQGAAKRAATITTAAQAVGFAAALLLGGALIQYAPLPTRLNFWVLSAVLAALFAAAWFLPRHTGSEAQGRWRPKTPFIPKRLRNVFAVAAAAVTTAYTHGVLILSLGSQVARDLVGSPNALANGAALSLFAIASAVVGIGARSLQPRAAMTGGAAASALGMVLLAAAVAHHHLPVFLAATAISGAGYSLLFFGGLQTINSAAPAEHRGGVLSAIYLLAYVSLGAVSLLLGAVATAHGLSFAVNLGAGVISLFSVITVALVAMTHAGSIQIAIPSKSEGQHMIRTTPEQNKALVLEAFDTLFNKRDYDAASRFWSDRYIQHSAHIEPGREGLFGLVRSLPDSLRYEHGLILAEGDYVIVHGRFSGHGQPAAWVAADVVRIENGVLAEHWDVLQDEATKAESKSGLPMFGDRFPA; via the coding sequence ATGATCAAGGGTCCCCTTCTGTCTCCAGCCGCTTGCGGGCCTCACCGGCCCGGCTGCTGTACCCAGCGGAACTCCGCACCGTACGAGCTCGGGCAACGCGCAAGCTTCTGGGTTGCGGCCGGCGTGGTCGCGCACACCTTGTGGACCAGCGCTGCGCCGGCGATGACCTATCCGCTGTTTGCCGAGGAGTGGCATCTCACCCACACGGTTACGACCGGGGTCTTCGCCATCTATCCTATTGTCGTAGCCGCCGTTCTGGTCGGCTTCGGCGATGTGTCCGATTATGTCGGCCGTCGCGCCGCAATCCTGTGGGGTGTCGGCGCTTCGCTCTTTGGCACTCTGCTCTTGGCGCTGGCGCCCGATGTGCTCTGGCTGTTTGCGGGGCGCGCCTTCATGGGCGTCGGCGTCGGCCTCACCGCGGGCGCGTCGACCGCCGCGATGGTGGAATTCAGCGGCCAGGGAGCGGCAAAGCGCGCGGCCACGATCACAACTGCCGCCCAAGCCGTCGGTTTTGCCGCGGCCCTGCTGCTCGGCGGTGCCCTCATTCAATATGCTCCGCTGCCCACGCGGCTGAATTTTTGGGTGCTGTCCGCGGTCCTGGCCGCGCTGTTTGCCGCGGCATGGTTTCTGCCGCGCCATACCGGCAGCGAAGCCCAGGGCCGCTGGCGTCCCAAAACCCCCTTCATACCGAAACGTTTGCGCAACGTTTTCGCTGTCGCGGCGGCGGCGGTAACTACTGCCTACACGCACGGCGTACTGATCCTGTCGCTCGGAAGTCAGGTGGCCCGCGATCTCGTTGGATCGCCCAACGCGCTCGCGAACGGCGCGGCTCTTTCCCTATTCGCAATCGCCTCGGCCGTGGTCGGGATTGGCGCGAGGAGCCTGCAACCTCGGGCCGCGATGACCGGTGGCGCCGCCGCATCCGCACTAGGCATGGTGCTGCTGGCAGCGGCAGTCGCTCATCATCATTTGCCAGTCTTCCTTGCCGCTACGGCGATCTCCGGCGCCGGATATAGTCTGCTGTTTTTCGGCGGCCTGCAGACGATCAACAGCGCGGCGCCGGCCGAGCACCGCGGCGGCGTGCTCTCGGCAATCTATTTGCTGGCTTATGTATCGCTGGGTGCCGTCTCGCTGCTTCTCGGTGCGGTGGCGACCGCGCACGGGCTCAGTTTCGCCGTCAACCTCGGCGCGGGCGTGATCTCCCTGTTCAGCGTGATCACAGTCGCTTTGGTCGCGATGACCCACGCCGGATCGATCCAGATTGCTATTCCGTCGAAAAGCGAAGGACAACACATGATCAGGACCACACCGGAGCAAAACAAGGCACTCGTGCTCGAAGCATTCGACACGCTGTTCAATAAGCGTGACTACGATGCGGCATCCCGCTTCTGGTCCGACCGGTACATCCAGCACAGCGCCCACATCGAACCCGGTCGCGAAGGGCTGTTCGGGCTTGTCCGCAGCCTTCCCGACAGTCTGCGCTACGAGCACGGCCTGATTTTGGCGGAGGGCGACTATGTCATCGTCCACGGGCGCTTTTCGGGTCACGGACAACCCGCGGCATGGGTGGCCGCCGACGTGGTGAGGATCGAGAACGGCGTGCTGGCCGAGCATTGGGATGTACTTCAGGACGAAGCGACAAAAGCCGAATCGAAGAGCGGATTGCCCATGTTCGGCGACCGCTTTCCCGCATGA